A part of Terriglobus roseus genomic DNA contains:
- a CDS encoding ribonucleotide-diphosphate reductase subunit beta, which yields MSTETLTHGSSVAVPDTILDPGLCLTLRPMKYPQFYDMFRDGIKNTWTVEEVDFSTDLVDLRAKITPAEIHTIKRLVAFFATGDSIVSNNLVLNLYKHINSPEARLYLSRQLYEEAVHVQFYLTLLDNYVPDPNERAEAFAAVENIPSINKKADFCMKWMDSIQQLDHLSTKADRRNFLLNLICFAACIEGLFFFAAFAYVYFFRSKGLLHGLASGTNWVFRDESCHIEFAFEVVRVVREQEPDLWDAQLEDQIREMMAEAIDAEAQFAEDLLSGGVAGLSVRDMRAYLGYVADSRLVRLGIEPHFKTKNPFSFMELQDVQELTNFFERRVSAYQTAVGGEVAFEDDF from the coding sequence ATGTCCACCGAAACCCTCACGCACGGATCATCCGTTGCCGTTCCCGACACCATCCTCGATCCGGGCCTATGCCTCACGCTACGCCCCATGAAGTACCCGCAGTTCTACGACATGTTCCGCGACGGCATTAAGAACACGTGGACCGTGGAAGAAGTCGACTTCTCCACCGACCTGGTCGATCTGCGTGCCAAGATCACACCGGCTGAAATCCACACGATCAAGCGTCTCGTCGCCTTCTTCGCGACTGGAGATTCTATCGTGTCGAATAACCTCGTGCTCAACCTCTACAAGCACATCAATTCGCCGGAAGCGCGTCTATATCTCTCGCGCCAGCTCTACGAAGAGGCCGTGCACGTGCAGTTCTACCTCACGCTGCTCGACAACTACGTTCCCGACCCCAACGAGCGCGCTGAGGCCTTCGCCGCCGTTGAGAACATCCCCTCCATCAACAAAAAAGCCGACTTCTGCATGAAGTGGATGGACAGCATCCAGCAGCTCGACCACCTGTCCACCAAGGCAGACCGTCGCAACTTCCTGCTGAACCTCATCTGCTTCGCTGCCTGCATTGAAGGCCTGTTCTTCTTCGCAGCCTTCGCATATGTCTACTTCTTCCGCAGCAAGGGCCTGCTCCACGGCCTCGCCTCGGGCACCAACTGGGTCTTCCGCGACGAGAGCTGCCACATCGAATTTGCCTTCGAAGTCGTTCGCGTCGTCCGCGAGCAGGAACCCGACCTCTGGGACGCTCAGCTTGAAGACCAGATCCGCGAAATGATGGCCGAAGCCATTGACGCCGAAGCCCAGTTTGCAGAAGACCTGCTCTCCGGCGGCGTCGCCGGTCTCTCCGTCCGCGACATGCGCGCTTACCTCGGCTACGTGGCTGACTCCCGCCTCGTTCGCCTCGGCATCGAGCCGCACTTCAAGACGAAGAACCCCTTTTCCTTCATGGA
- a CDS encoding ribonucleoside-diphosphate reductase subunit alpha: protein MATTAQTSLSDITPGFPVRDETPVMHVKKRNGSLEAVDVNKIVRAVQRSSQSLPHVDAMRIASKTIGGLYDGATTRELDAISIDTAASLIAEEPQYSKLAARLLLATILKEVAGQNLHSFSQSIEYGFQQGVVGPAVAEFVSVHARKLNHAIDENFSDRFEYFGLRTVYDRYLLRDPLSRKVIETPQHFFLRVACGLAGTPHEAIEFYQLIAAHDYMPSSPTLFNSGTKHPQMSSCYLHDSPQDSLESIYDSYKDVALLSKFSGGIGLAFHRVRSEGSLIRATNGLSNGIIPWLRTLDSSVAAVNQGGKRKGACCVYLEPWHADIESFLELRENTGDLSRRTYNLNTANWIPDLFMKRVDEDGMWSLFDPKLVPNFPDLYGEEFEQAYLQAEEGKIYHRQVKARDLYARMMRSLAETGNGWMTFKDACNVKNNQTGAPGNVIHLSNLCTEITEVTSKDETAVCNLGSVNLGRHVKLDENNNVVFDFEKLANTVRIAVPMLDRVIDINFYPVQQAAKANSRWRPVGLGVMGLQDVFFQMRLPFDSPEAQALSTKIQEEIYYYAMLATTELAEKNGAHASFDETRLAHGQFQFDLWKVTPSEPARWDALRERILKTGVRNSLVIAIAPTATIASIVGCYECIEPQISNLFKRETLSGEFLQVNRYLINELKALGMWNEEMRMKLKMSEGSVQNIEELTDELKAIYRTVWEVPMRSLIDMAAARNAYIDQAQSLNLFSESPNIGRLSSMYMHAWKKGLKTTYYLRSRPATKIAKATVQKGSMVAATPSQQLQNVPVPTPEQQPLDASAAIACSLENPESCEACQ from the coding sequence TTGGCGACAACGGCACAAACAAGCCTCTCTGATATCACTCCCGGATTCCCCGTCCGTGACGAAACCCCTGTCATGCACGTGAAGAAGCGCAACGGCTCGCTAGAAGCCGTGGACGTAAACAAGATCGTCCGTGCTGTGCAGCGTTCGTCGCAGAGCCTTCCGCACGTCGATGCCATGCGCATCGCCTCCAAGACCATCGGCGGCTTGTACGACGGCGCCACCACGCGCGAGCTGGACGCCATCTCCATTGACACCGCGGCGTCGCTCATCGCGGAAGAGCCGCAGTACTCCAAGCTGGCCGCACGCCTGCTCCTGGCCACCATCTTGAAGGAAGTCGCCGGGCAGAACCTGCACTCCTTCTCGCAGTCCATTGAGTACGGTTTCCAGCAGGGCGTCGTTGGCCCCGCCGTGGCAGAGTTCGTCTCCGTCCACGCCCGCAAGCTGAACCACGCCATCGACGAGAACTTCTCGGACCGCTTCGAGTACTTCGGCCTGCGCACCGTGTATGACCGCTATCTGCTCCGCGATCCCCTCTCGCGCAAGGTCATTGAAACGCCGCAGCACTTCTTCCTGCGCGTGGCTTGTGGTCTGGCCGGTACGCCGCACGAAGCCATCGAGTTCTATCAGCTCATCGCCGCGCACGACTACATGCCGTCGTCGCCCACGCTCTTCAACAGCGGCACTAAGCATCCGCAGATGTCCAGCTGCTACCTGCACGATTCCCCGCAGGACTCGCTGGAATCCATCTACGACTCCTATAAGGACGTCGCTCTGCTGTCCAAGTTCTCCGGCGGCATCGGCCTCGCCTTCCATCGCGTCCGCAGCGAAGGTTCGCTCATCCGTGCAACGAACGGCCTCAGCAACGGCATCATCCCGTGGCTGCGCACGCTGGATTCGTCCGTTGCTGCCGTGAACCAGGGCGGCAAGCGCAAGGGCGCATGCTGCGTTTACCTGGAACCGTGGCACGCCGACATCGAAAGCTTCCTCGAACTCCGCGAAAACACCGGCGATCTTTCCCGTCGTACCTACAACCTGAATACCGCCAACTGGATCCCCGACCTCTTCATGAAGCGCGTGGACGAGGACGGCATGTGGTCGCTCTTCGATCCCAAGCTCGTTCCCAACTTCCCCGACCTCTACGGCGAAGAGTTTGAGCAGGCATACCTGCAGGCAGAAGAAGGCAAGATCTACCACCGCCAGGTGAAGGCACGCGACCTCTACGCCCGCATGATGCGTTCGCTCGCAGAAACCGGCAACGGCTGGATGACCTTCAAGGACGCCTGCAACGTCAAGAACAACCAGACCGGCGCACCCGGCAACGTGATCCATCTGTCGAACCTCTGCACAGAGATCACGGAAGTCACCAGCAAGGACGAAACCGCGGTCTGCAACCTGGGTTCCGTCAACCTGGGCCGCCACGTCAAGCTCGACGAAAACAACAACGTCGTCTTCGACTTCGAAAAGCTGGCCAACACCGTGCGCATCGCCGTGCCCATGTTGGACCGTGTCATCGACATCAACTTCTACCCCGTGCAGCAGGCCGCCAAGGCAAACAGCCGCTGGCGCCCTGTGGGTCTAGGTGTCATGGGTTTGCAGGACGTCTTCTTCCAGATGCGTCTTCCCTTTGACTCGCCCGAAGCACAGGCGCTGTCCACCAAAATTCAGGAAGAGATCTACTACTACGCCATGCTGGCCACCACGGAGCTTGCCGAAAAGAACGGCGCACACGCCAGCTTCGACGAAACCCGTCTCGCCCATGGCCAGTTCCAGTTCGATCTCTGGAAGGTCACGCCCTCTGAACCGGCACGTTGGGACGCGCTGCGTGAGCGCATCCTGAAGACCGGCGTACGCAACTCGCTGGTCATCGCGATTGCCCCCACCGCCACCATCGCTTCCATCGTCGGCTGCTACGAGTGCATCGAGCCGCAGATCAGCAACCTCTTCAAGCGCGAAACCCTCTCAGGCGAGTTCCTGCAGGTGAATCGCTATCTCATCAACGAGCTCAAAGCACTCGGCATGTGGAATGAAGAGATGCGCATGAAGCTCAAGATGAGCGAGGGTTCCGTCCAGAACATCGAAGAACTCACCGACGAGCTCAAGGCCATCTATCGCACCGTCTGGGAAGTCCCCATGCGTTCGCTCATTGACATGGCCGCGGCACGTAACGCGTACATCGATCAGGCGCAGTCGCTGAACCTCTTCAGCGAGTCGCCCAACATCGGCCGCCTCTCCTCCATGTACATGCACGCTTGGAAGAAGGGCCTCAAGACCACCTACTACCTGCGCTCGCGCCCCGCAACGAAGATTGCCAAGGCCACCGTGCAAAAGGGCTCCATGGTCGCAGCCACGCCGTCGCAGCAGTTGCAGAACGTCCCGGTGCCCACACCGGAACAGCAGCCGCTTGACGCCTCCGCTGCCATCGCCTGCTCTCTCGAAAACCCAGAGAGCTGCGAAGCCTGCCAGTAA